TGGGAGGAGTCGCTGGAGTGTCTCCCCCACGTCATCGACACGGCTTACTTCGTCTCGGCGGCGATGGACGATCCGCTCGGCGCGGACTTCGACGGCCTCATCCAGCGCGGGATGGAGCTGTGGCACGCCCAGTTCGAGGAGACGCTGGATCTGGAGGCCTACGCCCCGAACACCTTCTCGAAGGTGGCCCAGCGTGCCGCGAACGAGGCCGACGAGACCGACTACGACGCCCGGATCGAACACCACGCCGAGACCTACGCGAAGAAACTCGACCTCGGCGAGGCGACCGTCGTCACCGGAGGTGTCGCGGATGACTGACCTGACCGACATCGCGGGCGGTGGGGAGTTCACCGCCTCCGACGAAGAGATTGAACGAGCGCTGGAGGAAGCGAGCGAGGAACTCGGCGAACCAGTCGCGGAAATCGAGGAGGAAGTCGCCTACATCCTGGATTCGGGTACCGGGAGCGCGACCAACGAGGGCGTCGCCGGCACGTCCGTCGGTGCGAACGCCACGGCCTCCTCGGATCCACGGCTGGAGGCGCTGGAACTGTACAAATTGAACAACCGGATCTGAGACGATCCGCCCCGCTCACTCTCGTTCGACTCGCAGCACGCGATAGGCCCCACGCTCCTCGCTTTCGTCGTGGTACGCGACCGGTTCCTCGACGGCGACGACCGATTCCTCGTCCAGCGCCGCAGCCGTCACCACGCCGTCTGCGGCCTTCGTGGACACCGCTCCGTCGGCCACGTCGAACACCCGAAGCCCGTGGCCGTCGGCCTCACGGTCCCGGAAGTGCTGTGCGCTCGGTACGGCGATACGGTCGCCGGAGGTTCCGATCCCGGACGCGAACCCGCCGACCTCGGCGCGCCACGTACGTTCCCCATCGGGGCCGACGCCGATCGCGGTGTGTTCGTTCGGGTGGCGTGCGTCGGTCTCGCGGCCTTCCTCGGGGTAGGTGTTGCCGGTCACGAAGACGGCCCCGGAGTCGGTGGCGTGGACGTGGTTCGGGTAGGCGTAGACGCGTTCGCCGTCGACCGTATCGGGCGTCGCCAGCGGAACGCACCAGCGGTGGCTCCCGTCCTCCTCCAGCAGATAGCCGCAGTAGTCCCCGTGGCTCGCGACGGCGATCCCGTCGGCGAGGAGGGACACGTCCCCCACGCGCCGCCCGCCGTCGGTTCCGGGATCCCAGGTCATCCGTTCGGTCCCGTCCGCTCGGTCCAGCACGACCAGCCCGCACTGGTGGTCGCCGGGACAGCGGTTGTACGCCACCGCCACGCGGTCGTCCCGGACTGCGAGGCTGATCGGCGAGGCGTCCGTCCGGTAGCGCCAGTCGACGGCTCCGCCGGGATCGAAGGCGTAGACGACGCTGCGGAACTCTCGGCCCTCGTCGCCGCGTTCGTATCGGCGCGCCGCGACGTAGAACCGGCTCTCGCCCGCAACCACGTCCGCGACGAACGGTAACAGGAACCGGGTCTCGTCCTGCGGTTCACCCACGTCGGCGGCGGTCTCGTAGCGCCACCGAAGATCGCCGCTTTTCGGGTCGTGACACCGCACCGCGCCAGCAGCACCGCGCTCGCCGACGACGGCTGTGCCTTCGAGGGTATCGATGGCCACGACGCTCCCGTCGCTGGTCTCGCCGGGTCCGTCCCCGGCCGCGGTCCACCGCGGCGTCAGGTCGCGGTCGAACGCCCGGAGGTCGCCGTCGGCCGTCCCGACCAGCACTGCGTCGTCGGTGAGCGCGACGGCCGACCGTCGACCGAGGTGGCGGGAGCCGGCCGGGTCGACCTCGCCCAGCGGCGCGGTTCGGCGGCCGAAACTACTCATCGACGGGGAACGCCTCGTGGAGATGGTGGTGAGCCTCCCCGAACCCGTCGAGGACGCTCTCGGCCTGTTCGGTCAGCCGGTGGATCGCCCGCTCGGCGTCCCGGACGGCAACCAGCCGTCCGCGTGTGTAATCGTATTCCGGATCGTCGGAGTCCATCTGCGCGACCTCCTCTTCGAGGTCCACGAGGGCGGCGTCGAGGTGACGTTCGATCTCCGGTAAGGTTTCGGCGTTCGCCAGGGCCTCGATGGGGCCGTCAAGACTCCCTTCGAGTTCTGTCCGTGCGTGTTCGCGCGTACTTTCGTCGCCGATGCCGAGTGCCGTCATGACGCCCAATCTGAGGGCTTCGAGTTCGTCACAGCTCATAGTGTATCGTGTCGATCACAGCGTCTGATCGACGAGGTCGGAGACGATGCGGTCCCGGTCGAGGTGGGACGAGACGATGCGGTCGGCGTCCTCGTCGGCCACGCCGCCGTACCAGACGCCGTCGGGGTAGACGGCGACCATCGGCCCCTCGCCACAGCGGCCGAGGCAGGACGAGCGGGTGACGCGGGCGTCACACTCCTCGGAGTCCCGGACGGTCTGCCGGAGAGTCTCCAGCACGGCGGGCGCGCCGTCGGCGGCGCAGGTCTGGTTCGTACAGACCGCGACGTGCTTCTCGGGGGCGTCGTGGACGTGCGGGTCGTCGGCCACGTCCTCGCGGTCGGCGTGGGTCTCCTGGTGGGTCAGGGCTCGCAACATGGCCCGCGCGCCGCCCACGTCTTCCTCGTACCCGTCGAGTTCGACCTTGTACTTGCAGGTGTCACAGGACATCTCGACGCTCCCGCTACGGGCCTCCTGCCAGCGGTCGCCCAGCACGTCGAGCAACCGCGAGTCCGTGCCCAGCGGGTCGCCCGCCGCCGCGTCGACGTAGGGGTACTCCTCGTCGAACTCGTCGGTGTGATCGCGGATCCGCTGGGTCAGGACGCCGTCGCCCAGCATGTACGGGATCACGACCACGGCGTCGGGGCGGCGCTTGGCGATTCCGTGCAGGCTCTCCGAGAGGAGGGGTTCGGTCACGCCGATGAACGAGGCCTCGACGCGCGAGAACGCCCGCCCCTCGTCGAGGAGGCGGGCGAGCTTGTGCACGTCGCCGTTGGCATCGGGATCGCTCGACCCCCGCGCACAGACCACGGCGACCACGTCGTCCTCGGTCCGGTCCACCCCGAGGTCGGTCTCGATCGCGGCCGCCCGGTCGTCCAGCAGGTCGACGATTGCGGGGTGAATTCCGAGGTGCGCGCCGTTGTTCACGGTCAGCCCGTCGTGTGCCGCCCGGGCCTGCTGGACGGCCAGCGGCACGTCGTTTTTGACGTGACTCGCGGCGAACAGCGAGAGCGGGACCACGGTCACCTCAGAGACCGTCGCCGCGAGGCCGGCGATGGCCTCCGGGATCGCCGGCTCCGCGAGTTCGAGAAAGCCCGCGTCGACGGGCACGCCCAGCCGGTCTTCGAGGGCGGCCGCCAGCTCCCGGACCTGCTCGTTGGACTTCTCGCGCCGGGAGCCGTGGCCGACGAGCAGGACCGCCTCGTCGTCGAACGCGCCCGCGGCGTCGCCGCCTGCGGTGCTCCGACTCACGGGTCGACGCCCTCCGCCTGATCGAGGCTCCGCTGGAGCTTCCGCCGCCGCGACGGCGCGAACAGACCCGTCTCCTCGCTGCCTTCGTAGAGCCACGGGCCGACAGTCGGGACACTCTCGTCCTCGATCCCGAACCAGTAGCCGCCCGAGGAGGTCTCGGCGATCTCGTCACTGGGGGCGTCGACAGGCAGACCGTCGAGGAGTCCCCGAATCGTCTCCAGCAGTCGCCGGTCGTCGGCGACGAACGAGAGACCGACCGTCTCCGCCGAACTCTTGAAACAGATCGTGCCACAGCCTTCGAGCAGCCCCCGGAGGAGCTGTCGGTCGTGGTCGCCGAAGGTGTCGAACCGGTAGCCGCCCGGCTGGCCGTCCCGCGGGAGGCCGAAGGCCGCAGCGGCGCGAGACGGGAGATCGCCGAACACCTGCACCGTGAACTCCTCCTCGGCGCGGGTGATCGACGTGTCGTGGGCGTACTCGCGTTCGCGGATGCGCCGGTCGACCTGCTCGGCTCCCGCGATGGACGCGAGCCGCCGGGCCGCCGTCTCGTCGTTGGTCCTGACCGTCACGCAGTCCTCGCCGAGGTCGCCGTCGCCGACGACGCGGCCCCAGAAGTACGCCGTCTCCGGGTGACTCGCCAGCAGGTCCGACGGCACACCGGTCTCGACGCTCATGGGTCCCCTCCGTCGGTTGCGGCGACCTGGATCGCGTCGACCGGACACGCCGCGGCGGCCTGTTCGGCGTTCTCCCGGCGATCGTCGTCGAAGGTGACGGTCACCGTGTCGCCCTGGGTTCTCCGGTCGCGCTCGGCACTGTCGGCCGTCTCCTCGATGCCGGCCAGTCCGTCCTCCCGCTCGGTAAATCGGTCGTCCCTGACGAGACAGGCGAAGATCCCGTCGCAGGCCGCCCGATCGAGCGTGATGGTGTAGCTCATCAGTAGTCGTACTTGGTCTCGTAGCCCCGCGGGGTCACCATCCGGTCGTCCCAGACGTAGGTCTCGTCGTTGCCCACGAGGATCGTGGTCGTCATGTCGATCAGGTCCGTCTCGCCCAGTTCCGGGAGCTCCTCGAGGTCGACGATCTCGACTTCCTCGTCCTTTCGGCCAGCGGCGTGGACCACGCCGACGGGCGTGTCGGGGTCGCGGTGTTCCAGCAGGATCTCACAGCACTTCTCGAAGTTCTCCCGGCGCTTGCGGCTCCAGGGGTTGTAGATCGAGATTGTAAAGCCCTCCTTGGCGGCGGCGTGGAGCCGCGACTCGATGGTTGGCATGTCGGTGAGGTGGTCCGACAGCGAGATCGAGACGGTGTCGTTCACGAGGGGCGCACCCACGCGTGCTGCGCAGGACTGCGCGGCGGGGACGCCGGGCACCACGTCGAAGTCGAGCATCGAGGCGGTCGCGCCCTTGGACTCGACGATCTCCAGCGCGAGGCCGGCCAGCGCGTAGACGTTCGGGTCGCCGCTCCCGATGATCGCCACGTCGTTGCCGGCCAGCGCCCGGTCGATGGCCTCCTCGGTCCGGGAGACCTCGCCGCACATCGGCGTGTCGTAGATGTCCTCCGCGGATTCAGTTATCTCGTCGGGCAGGAGCTCGACGTAGGTCGTGTACCCGACGATGTGTTCCGCGTCGGCCAGCGCGGCCTTGGCCCGGTCGGTCATCCCTTCCGGTTGGCCGGGACCGAGACCGACCGCGATCAACTGCCCGGGATCGGCGTCGAAATCGTCGACCGTCGCGCCGACTTCCTCCTCCTCGTCGGAACTCGCGCCGCACCCGCTGGAGGAACTCGACGACGAAGACGCTCCGCAGTTGGATTCGGTGCTGTCTTGGGTGCCGGTCGTCGCTCCGCCGCACTTCGATTCCGTGTCTGTACTCGCGTCGTTGGTGGTGGTGTCGTCGGTACTCATCGTTTAGAAATCCTCCACGTCACGCCCGCCGCGGGGCGTGACGAGGAACTCGCGGTGGTCGTTCGCCCATACCTTCGTCTCCGTCGTGCCGATCAGGATAGACGAGCCCATCCCGCCGACCTTCTCGTCGTGGTCGGTCACCTCGTCGAGGGTGGTGATCGTCTGCGTCTCGCCGTCGACGTTGCGGCCGGCGTCGTCGCGGCCGGCGTCGTTGATGATGGCGACCGGCACGTCGTCGGCCCGCTGTTCGCGGACGACATCGATGGCCCGTTCGTAGTCGCGCCAGCAGTTGTAGAGGACGATGACGAACTCCGAGATCGCGGCCGCCCGCAGTTTCTCCTCGATCTCGTCCCACCCGCGCCACTTGTCCGACAGCGACACGGTGCAGAAGTCGTTCGAGAGCGGCGCGCCGAGGTTGGCCGCCCCGCCCAGTGCCGCCGTGACGCCGGGGACGATCTCGATGGGCACGTCCGTCGCGCCCTCCTCCTCGGCCATCGTGAACAGCAGGTCGGACTTGCCGTAGACGTTCGGGTCACCGCCCGAGACGTGAGCCACGTCCTCGCCGGCCCGCACGCGGTCGAACGCCTCGCGTGCGAGTTCGACCTGCCGGCCCATGGTCGAGCGGACCAGTTCCTGACGGTCGCCGTTCGGTCGTTCGAGGACGGTTCCTTCGTCGGAACTGGCGGCGACCCCACCGTCCGCGGCGGCCTCGACGGCTGCACTCTCGGGCGGCAGGGTTCCGTCCTTCCGGAGGAACTCCTGGTAGAGGTTCGAGGCGATCACGCAGTCGGCGGTGCTGATCACGTCTTTGGCTCGCTGGGTCATCCCGCCCGGGAGCCCGGGGCCGATGCCGACGACGTAGAGCGTACCGTAGTCGTCGGCCGCTGTCGTGTCGGCTCCGGCGTCGTCGGCCCCGCTCATCGTCCCACCGCCACCGTCACGGCCTCGTCGTAGCGCTCCTTCTCGCCGATCAGTTCGTGCTCGCGGCCGCCCGCGATGGCCGACGCCTCCGCGATACCGGGCCAGCCGATCAACTCCTTCGAACGCGAGGGTGAGGGGCCCTCGAACCCCTCTAAAGTCTCCTTCTCGAAGGCGACGACGCCCAGATCGAGGTCGGCCGCGGCCTCCAGCAGTCCCTCCTCGTCGTCCTTCCGCGTCCCGGTCGCGACGAAGTCCACGTCTTCCAGATCGTACTCTGTGCCTTCGAGGACATTCCGCCAGGCGGTCTCGAACTGCTCGGGTTTCGCGCCGGAGACGCTGCCGGTGCCAAGCACGACGCCGTCGTCGCCGTTGCGCTTCAACACCGTCACGTCGTCGTCGACCATCACGGCTCTGGGTCCGTCCAGTCGCTCCACGGGACCGAGTTCGTCGTCGAGTACGGCGAGGTTCGTCGCCACCGTCGAATCGCCGTTGACGACGTGGGCGTCCAGCGCCTTGGCCTGTTTCTCGACGCCCTGTTTGTCCGCGGCCTCGGACGCGGTGGTCATCGCCGGGACCGCGCCCATCGTCGCGAGGTCGTCGGCCACCTGATTCGCGCCGTGGTGACCCCCGGTTATGGGGATGGCCCACGTCAGTTCCTCGTCGACGACGACGATTGCGGGGTCGTCCCACTTGTCGTCCAGCAGGGGCGCTGTCTTGCGCATCGCGATCCCGCTCGCCATCAGCCCGACGAAGCAGTCGTACTCGCCCCAGTACTCTTCGAACACGTCGCCGTGGTACTCGATCAGGTCGATGGTCTCGTAGCGGTCGCCGATCTCCGCTTCGATCTCCTCCGCAGTCTCCCACTTTCGCTCGAAGGAAATTACTGCGATTTCCTCGGCGACCTCCCCGTCGCTGTCGGGGGTCGAGCAGTGGCCGCCGCCGTCGCTCGATCCGTCGCCGTCCGCGTCTGTGCTCCCGTCCGTTGTGTCGTTCGTATCCGTACTCATCAGTCGTCAGCCTCCGTTTCCGCGTCGTCGCTCCCACGCGACGCCCAGCCGTCGTAGAGGTAGGACCGCTCGTAACCGTCACCCGCGACCGCCTCGCCGACGATCACCAGTGCCGATGCGCGATAGCCGGCCTCTTCGACCCGGTCGCCGATGGTTTCGATCGTCCCCTCGATCACGTCCTCGTCCGGCCAGGACGCGTGGTAGACGACCGCGACGGGCGTCTCGGGGTCGTGGCCCTGGTCCAGCAGTCGGTCCATCGTCTCCGCGACGGCGTGGGTTCCGAGGTAGATACAGGTCGTCACGTCGCCCATCTCGACGAACTCCGAGATGTGATCCTCGTCGGCGTCCAGCGTCTTCCCCTGCGGTCGGGTGAACGCGACGTGGTTCGAGACCTCGTTGAGGGTCAACTGGGTCCGCAGCGTTGCGCTCGCGGCGAACGCGGCGGTCACGCCGGGAACGAAGTAGGTCGGGACGCCCTCGTGTTCCAGCGCGTCCATCTGCTCCAGCGCCGCGCCGTAGATGGCCGGGTCGCCGCTGTGGAGTCGGACCACGTTCTCGCCGGCCTCGTAGGCGTCCCGCATCAGCGGGATCAGCTCTTCGAGATCCTTGCCGATAGAGGAGACCGTCTCCGCGTCCGCGCAGTACTCGTCGAGGAGTTCGCTGTTGACCAGCGACCCGGCGTGGACGACGAGGTCGGCGGCCTCGACCAGTTCCCGGCCCGCGACCGTCAGCAGTTTCGGGTCGCCCGGGCCGGCACCGATGAAGGGGATCCCCTCCTGCTCGTCGCCGGCGCTGTGTTCGTAGACCCGGGAATCGCGGTCGGTCCGGCCCGCGGTCGCGTCGATGGCGTCCTGCGGGTCGGTCGGCCCCTCCGCGTCGGGGTCAGTCATCAGATC
This Halorientalis sp. IM1011 DNA region includes the following protein-coding sequences:
- a CDS encoding PQQ-binding-like beta-propeller repeat protein, giving the protein MSSFGRRTAPLGEVDPAGSRHLGRRSAVALTDDAVLVGTADGDLRAFDRDLTPRWTAAGDGPGETSDGSVVAIDTLEGTAVVGERGAAGAVRCHDPKSGDLRWRYETAADVGEPQDETRFLLPFVADVVAGESRFYVAARRYERGDEGREFRSVVYAFDPGGAVDWRYRTDASPISLAVRDDRVAVAYNRCPGDHQCGLVVLDRADGTERMTWDPGTDGGRRVGDVSLLADGIAVASHGDYCGYLLEEDGSHRWCVPLATPDTVDGERVYAYPNHVHATDSGAVFVTGNTYPEEGRETDARHPNEHTAIGVGPDGERTWRAEVGGFASGIGTSGDRIAVPSAQHFRDREADGHGLRVFDVADGAVSTKAADGVVTAAALDEESVVAVEEPVAYHDESEERGAYRVLRVERE
- a CDS encoding DUF3209 family protein, encoding MSCDELEALRLGVMTALGIGDESTREHARTELEGSLDGPIEALANAETLPEIERHLDAALVDLEEEVAQMDSDDPEYDYTRGRLVAVRDAERAIHRLTEQAESVLDGFGEAHHHLHEAFPVDE
- a CDS encoding CbiX/SirB N-terminal domain-containing protein: MSRSTAGGDAAGAFDDEAVLLVGHGSRREKSNEQVRELAAALEDRLGVPVDAGFLELAEPAIPEAIAGLAATVSEVTVVPLSLFAASHVKNDVPLAVQQARAAHDGLTVNNGAHLGIHPAIVDLLDDRAAAIETDLGVDRTEDDVVAVVCARGSSDPDANGDVHKLARLLDEGRAFSRVEASFIGVTEPLLSESLHGIAKRRPDAVVVIPYMLGDGVLTQRIRDHTDEFDEEYPYVDAAAGDPLGTDSRLLDVLGDRWQEARSGSVEMSCDTCKYKVELDGYEEDVGGARAMLRALTHQETHADREDVADDPHVHDAPEKHVAVCTNQTCAADGAPAVLETLRQTVRDSEECDARVTRSSCLGRCGEGPMVAVYPDGVWYGGVADEDADRIVSSHLDRDRIVSDLVDQTL
- a CDS encoding cobalamin biosynthesis protein, with amino-acid sequence MSVETGVPSDLLASHPETAYFWGRVVGDGDLGEDCVTVRTNDETAARRLASIAGAEQVDRRIREREYAHDTSITRAEEEFTVQVFGDLPSRAAAAFGLPRDGQPGGYRFDTFGDHDRQLLRGLLEGCGTICFKSSAETVGLSFVADDRRLLETIRGLLDGLPVDAPSDEIAETSSGGYWFGIEDESVPTVGPWLYEGSEETGLFAPSRRRKLQRSLDQAEGVDP
- a CDS encoding ferredoxin — encoded protein: MSYTITLDRAACDGIFACLVRDDRFTEREDGLAGIEETADSAERDRRTQGDTVTVTFDDDRRENAEQAAAACPVDAIQVAATDGGDP
- the cobJ gene encoding precorrin-3B C(17)-methyltransferase, with the translated sequence MSTDDTTTNDASTDTESKCGGATTGTQDSTESNCGASSSSSSSSGCGASSDEEEEVGATVDDFDADPGQLIAVGLGPGQPEGMTDRAKAALADAEHIVGYTTYVELLPDEITESAEDIYDTPMCGEVSRTEEAIDRALAGNDVAIIGSGDPNVYALAGLALEIVESKGATASMLDFDVVPGVPAAQSCAARVGAPLVNDTVSISLSDHLTDMPTIESRLHAAAKEGFTISIYNPWSRKRRENFEKCCEILLEHRDPDTPVGVVHAAGRKDEEVEIVDLEELPELGETDLIDMTTTILVGNDETYVWDDRMVTPRGYETKYDY
- a CDS encoding precorrin-3B C(17)-methyltransferase, which translates into the protein MSGADDAGADTTAADDYGTLYVVGIGPGLPGGMTQRAKDVISTADCVIASNLYQEFLRKDGTLPPESAAVEAAADGGVAASSDEGTVLERPNGDRQELVRSTMGRQVELAREAFDRVRAGEDVAHVSGGDPNVYGKSDLLFTMAEEEGATDVPIEIVPGVTAALGGAANLGAPLSNDFCTVSLSDKWRGWDEIEEKLRAAAISEFVIVLYNCWRDYERAIDVVREQRADDVPVAIINDAGRDDAGRNVDGETQTITTLDEVTDHDEKVGGMGSSILIGTTETKVWANDHREFLVTPRGGRDVEDF
- the cbiG gene encoding cobalt-precorrin 5A hydrolase, with amino-acid sequence MSTDTNDTTDGSTDADGDGSSDGGGHCSTPDSDGEVAEEIAVISFERKWETAEEIEAEIGDRYETIDLIEYHGDVFEEYWGEYDCFVGLMASGIAMRKTAPLLDDKWDDPAIVVVDEELTWAIPITGGHHGANQVADDLATMGAVPAMTTASEAADKQGVEKQAKALDAHVVNGDSTVATNLAVLDDELGPVERLDGPRAVMVDDDVTVLKRNGDDGVVLGTGSVSGAKPEQFETAWRNVLEGTEYDLEDVDFVATGTRKDDEEGLLEAAADLDLGVVAFEKETLEGFEGPSPSRSKELIGWPGIAEASAIAGGREHELIGEKERYDEAVTVAVGR
- a CDS encoding cobalt-precorrin-4/precorrin-4 C(11)-methyltransferase, with amino-acid sequence MTDPDAEGPTDPQDAIDATAGRTDRDSRVYEHSAGDEQEGIPFIGAGPGDPKLLTVAGRELVEAADLVVHAGSLVNSELLDEYCADAETVSSIGKDLEELIPLMRDAYEAGENVVRLHSGDPAIYGAALEQMDALEHEGVPTYFVPGVTAAFAASATLRTQLTLNEVSNHVAFTRPQGKTLDADEDHISEFVEMGDVTTCIYLGTHAVAETMDRLLDQGHDPETPVAVVYHASWPDEDVIEGTIETIGDRVEEAGYRASALVIVGEAVAGDGYERSYLYDGWASRGSDDAETEADD